The region TTCTTACGAATCCATAATGAAACTAGTTACTGAAAATGTACATTGAATCagattggaaattattttgataaatataaatgatgtTTTAATAACATGCGGTtaaaggtttttttttttagaaaaatgactgtttaaatattttagattgattgaaaaatatgagTATCATTTTTCAGTGAATCTGTCGGTGTGTGACGTTTTTATGGATTTTAACGAAACCTTCTTTAattgttttgaaaaataatgaaaatagtGGTCAAATCCCAATGACTTccaaaaaatacattaaatattattgcttTTCGGTGGTCGGAAAAATGATCTACCAATACTACAGCAATAGCATTCATAGTATCAATAAAGATTAACGCCTTAAAGCGTTTTTTGCTTTTAATGCATAAGACAACGTAAGCCATACAGTAAGCTAAGGGTATCAAATTTTAAGTACGCATAAATTTGAACAAATTGATTCTTATACTCAAAACTGATATATTTCGACTTTATTCGTCGagtaatataagaaaataaaaagtaatatcaagaaaagtttaaaaaaaaagtaatgttTCGGAACGAAGTTTAATCTTGAacgctattttattttattcaacgtCATTGGTGTTCGACCGCAcgtttttattactttttccgttttataatatatatatatatatatatacgtcaCAACAAAATACATCACACATTACATCAACAGGTTgatccatttttttttttttacagaaatgAATGTTGATCACAATATACATGAATTTAATATTGGTATTTTGAACAACATAAAATTTTAGCATGATATAGGCTTGAAAACAGTTTTCTGTTATTCAGTAATAATCAACAATTTCTTACAAACTGATTACAGTTACATGAAATCAGATAGTGATAATCACATATACCATATATGAAATGGAATAGAACTCATGGAATCAATATAACAATGGaatcatattaaataatgCGACGACAAATTTATAGTGGGGGTTCACATCGTAGCATAAAAGCAGAGCTTTCGCGAACGAATGTTTAGTTTAAACAACCTATTAGTACAGTGACAGCAAGTCAGTGATCCCTATTTAGTCAATATGATCGATCAACAAGAATTGAATTGTTATTACGATTTCGTTTTGAAGCTTACCATCGAATCTGGGaaggtatttttaatttataaattaaatcagttagattaacaaattaaaagagTTATTTGGGAGGGAACTGTGGAAATGGAAATGTTTACTTCACTTTATGGAATACAACCTACATTTCATTGAATAATACAATGATACAGATAGCAATACGTAAATGCTTTATAAgcaataagaatatttataattatagaagtGCTTATACTACTAGAATGATCcgaaaattttgtttgcttTTTCTGAAAGAATATGAATTGATTTTTTGTAACTAGAATTTCTTAGACTAATAATCAatcttcaataaaatattgattattatcTATAATTCTTTTCCAAATATCCAGcaatttatttgttcatcCATGTAAGAGCTTccattttttgttattaaccTCCAATAGCTTCGACTGATGCTATTGAATGTAGGTGGCTCACAGAAGCTTGGGTTGAATTACTTAGCTTTAGAATACTTTATCTTAATCTAGGTTTTGTACTTTACACAATAGAAATCAtcaattgaatattttacataaaaaataaaatttacactGAAAGTTAATACTCCAAAATTAAGTAGTACGGCTCATCTATTATCTAACGACGTAAGTtgcgaattaaaatattttttcagtactttcacaatttaatttttctgattAATGTTGAATTCTGCCTGTCACAAAATTTTGTGGAGGtctaataatgtataatttatcgtttattactgatttttgatataaatttttgaaaccaTCTTATACCATTTACATCTTCCACAGCTTGcgtttaactaaaaaataaataaatatttgatgatATGTATTTCCAATCCGTAACCTCCAGAGCTGTTTTCACTCCTTCAACATGAATAAAAGCACGAAGAAAATAcgtgtcaaatatttttcggaGAACTACatcgtacaaatatttaaaatcagcGGTTTACATTTGCGAATGTTTCCTTTTAAGTATCATCTGTAAAGATCCTcccaaaattttaaaattttaagtatttttacagttttcaagtaaaatgtcataatttaacttttttttaaatgagaaGTAGGCTTTACTTTGGAAGAACTAAAATGAATTCatcaaaaacgaaaggaacttggcgatacaaaaaataatgtGCATACTATTTAACAGTAATTGCTCCATTTACTTACAATgacatttatacatatattttataatcgtaCAAAAAATTTCATGGATTATTACATGTATGTtgaatatataacaaaatatgtactttaaattatacaattacacGAATTGAagttaaaaagtatataacattgCTATTTGCGATACAACTGTAAAGTTATTAacagacatatatatatatatatacacttctgaaatttctcgaaaatatataattatataaatcatatataattatattatcaaaattatattatattataaaatatattataaaaatatataatatgtaataaagcCAGTTACCGACAAAATTGCACATTTGATACAATCATTTAGAATCATTCCACTTCGTTATTGAGCAAAAACTAATAGTAAATGGTTTTAAGGCACATTTATTAGATTTTCAGAGAAAACGAAATaagaacagaaagaaagagacacAGGCAGGGTATAGAGAAAGAAGTATAAAGATAGAatcctttatattttcttttatatctattGACGGAATGATGATagttctaaaatataaaaatgtagaaattagaaaaaattggTATCTTTAAGACAGAGATAAGAGATAGTAAAAATCCATTTGAATtctataatactttttatattttgggTAATCTTACAAAAGAGGAAATTATTTGGCAGTAATTTTATTCACGCACttattcatttaatataagaattgTAACAATTTTCAGGTATACCAGAGGTCATACTGGTATTGCTACAAAACTGGCCAGACAAGTAAATAAGTGcatgtaattttattggtatttttaaaaaaattatctgCAGAGAATTGAAAAGGTATCCAGGGCCTgagatttctataaaaatcttATGCAATTAACtgtatttaaaactttttgggaaaagatcttTTCTCACACTTTTTATCACGTAAAgttaattaaacaataattagTTTTTTGAAGGattgtttctaaaattttaacattcaGTATCATACATCAGTAGTAATTTGTAATCAGctaaattataaacaaactAACTACCAGTCTGGATAATTGTCAGTTACATCTGAACTAGCTATCAATTTTGACAATTATCAGttaaacttaaaaataaaaataatttcatttttaaaactaatgtatatttattcctTACATAAACAAGATAGTGATTAATCTTGCGTTCTTTATTGTAAcctcaaataaataatttgtatgatttattttctaacaGCCAGAACTCAGTTATAACTTTACTTAAATAATGCAAGACGTTCTtcaaatatctataaatacaaatgacATACTTTTATTAGACGAATATTTCTTAGAAGCAATAAGTTCCCCTATCATGTTATTTAACAACGAATTGTGATCAGGCGACTGAGGTGGAAAAGGGGCGACAAAGATTGCAGATGTTTTTGTcaataaaaagttaaagtaaaaataaatacgaacgCTGAtgactataataaaatatacatggTCAATAATAAtatggtaaaaaaatataatatgataaaattacaGTCGGGCAAAAAGATGTATCAAACACCAAGCTTATCAGTTTTCAATCGACTACAAATTGTAATATCatgaatttcgaaaaaaacTTTGCTTTGATGAAAAGTGAAAATCAcctctattttttaaaatggaaCAGTACATTTTTCATACTCCATTCGATGCAATTTTTAGTATTCTGCAAAAAGATATTACTACTtgcgttgaaaaataattagtttaAACCATGTGTTAGCATTAATGTTGTACAACTTATTGCATGAAATACAAGGAaaacataaaaacaaaaaagatctACACTACGtttctttgttattgtttCTTGCTCCAACTCTTTCCACGAGATGTAGAGTAAACTTTATAATTGTGACATGGCAACGGACCGAGACTttgatgtataaataaattaaatcgataGTTTTTCATAATTTGTCTATGAAGTTACAGTTAttatctttctgtttctgtatatatattctttttcctttttttaaaatacattacatatttttattgtatgtttacatatacattataatattatatatttgttatatatatttataaatatttatgaaataatatatatatagggtgCGGCCGAATAACGTGTACAAGCGGGGACGAGGTGAttccttatgaaaaaattagaacaaaatatagagtaaaattttttcatttaaggCTTACGAGAatatcgagtttgaaaatttatcacgtCTACTTGAACATGACTAATTCCGCATTAGACAGAACTATTATTCAGTCGTGCCCTGTATgtgtgcatatatatatatcataaataaaagaaattctttttcaatacgtcaaattattattattttctacaagCCTTTATCACTATATTTAGTTCGAATCAGTGGAATGTGTTATACGATTATCATACCTATATTATCACGTGTGTACATGATAatcttatatgtatgtaaaatacGAGCGCTTCCTACGTAACTGTTCAGAATGTTTTGAAACATTTCAACAGATAAGATCGAATGGtcttttaacgttaaattaataaaaattctaaagtgAAAGCaattgataaagaaagaagcaaCTGTTTTCTGTATTGCTTAGGTAATTCGGGATGCGATTGAAGGatgcaaaaatatcgaaactaAAGCTGGAGATTGGGATTTAGTAACTCAATTTGACAAGAAagttgaagaaattttaatatatagcTTGGCCAAAGAGTTTCCTACACACAAGTATGTttctcataaatattcattttttactatCTGCCAGGGTCCGGTTGAATAACGCGTAAAAGCTGGTACGACGCGATTCtttatggaaaaataagaaaataatatagaataaaattttttcattgtcGGCTTAGTTTTCGAAAAAACtgagtttgaaatttcaatttatacttGAACATGGCTAATACGACCGACTAGATATGAGTGAATAAtcaatacgaaataaataataataaaataaaatttttccgtTTAAGgctttattttcaagaaaatagagaTCGGTCATGTTTAGTTAAGAATCGATCTCGCACTTATATACctgtgataaattttcaaatttattttttcggaAACAAACCGTCTTGAGAAAAAATTATGTTCtgcattttcgacttattttcacACGTAGAATGACTTCCTATCGATTATTTAGTCCTGTTTAGTCTGAAATTAGCCATGTTCaaatatacttgataaatttttaaacacgaTTTTCTTGTAAATTAAGCCGAGAATGAAAAAGctttattctgtatttttcttatttctctacAATGAATTATGTCCTGCACacttttatatgttatttgGGCAAaccctgtatatattatatatacagttTTGTACTATGAAACATGTAAGAATGAATTGATgtcatatttatatcatttacaGATTTATTGCTGAAGAAACAGTTTCGTCCACAAATTATTTACCAGAATTAACAGACGATCCTACGTGGATCATTGACCCGATTGATGGAACCACAAATTTTGTACACTCCTTTCCTTTCACTTGTATATCGATTGGACTGGCAGTAAAAAAAGAACTAGAAATTGGTATTGTTTATAATCCTGTATTAGAACAATTATTCACAGCTAAGAGAGGACGTGGAGCCTACTTAAATGGGAAGCTTATTAAAAGCTCTAGTATAGAAAGTGAGTTcacaaatatatgttttatatatatttctaatacaaTCTAATAcaatgcaatattttatatacaattaactATCGAAATTGacaaaccaaaataaaatattgttttctttccGATTTCTAGTATGTTTTGACgtaatataatgtattgtaaaatatgtagaacaagtttaatataaactatattttatatgatttatattgAGAAAAATGACTACAAATCTcaacaatatttcaaattcattCGTTATGGATTATTTCGTAcaatatagtaatattaatatttttgttactattatttattaattatatttttatatttggcttcgaatatactttatatcgaattttctattctattctgtTAGGTTTAattccattaatttattatcttcgataaattaaaacacGGCAAACGTTGAGATGAAAAATAGACTAAAAATGGTAAAACTATGATAACGCTTTGACATCGAGCTCATTGCAATTTTCAACTGGCGAAGAGAATATCTCTACTTGCTACAGCATAATTTAGTAACTGAATAGTCACTAAAATGtacacgtataacgtgtttTCAGAACTGGAGCATTCCTTACTTTGTTTAGAGGTTTCTTATGCAACAATCGAGAATATCAGGGACATTACTCTTGGCAGAGTGGAAGCTTTCGTTTCGGTAGCACATGGGATACGAACAATAGGATCAGCGGCATTGAGTCTGTGTTATGTAGCAATGGGTGCAGCAGAAGGGTACCACACCGACAATTTGATGCCATGGGATGTAGCTGCTGGTGTACTTATCATTCGAGAATCGGGAGGTGTAGTAATAGATACAAATGGTAGATAACTCCTAACGCAATTTGCGGTAATCTCAAATAATTCTACATACtaaatattactaaattaaGATTTAGCACATCCTTTcatcttttcccttttctctcttAAACAATTATATCACATTTAgatcatattaatattatattttctgattAATACATTATATGAATACAAcgtaaaaagtatatttcattgtgtttgatatatttttaaattaacatttaacaCAGCTTTTTGTATGTGTGTTCCGTTtctgtttataattatttagataattaaaattatatttcctaCTATAGAAAATCAGGATAATAGCTATAGCTCTgcgaaaaattgataatttaataatattgataacAACACCAATAATGATTATTAATGACTTTTTCGATAAAAGAACTGATTTGTTCCAGGAGGAGAATTCAATATCATGGCACCAAGAGTATTAGCAGCCGGTAATCATAAGTTGGTCAATGAAttggtaaaattaataaaagaagcCGATACAAAAACGTTGGGGAAGAAGtttagaaacgaaataaaaaatataaatataactacttgttaaaaattctaataaatttcattttacttcGTAATTCTCTCGATTAAAATGTCGACTAAGAATAACTGAGATTTAGAAGCGAACATGTATTAAGTTTTAGaatatattagtaattttaccaaccaaaatacaaaatttaaattaacaatagGATAATGTAATATGCCTAAGtaatttcattcaaattaGTTGTATGCGTACGATCCTATGATATACCAATTGTAGcccaaaattatatttttaaataatttcgtaaatcTTTTTGATATGAGTTAAGTATAATAGATTTATAACGGgcctatatttttaatgtaaagaGGTGTCAAATTAGAATACAAAACAATTGACAGCCTCTATGTTGACTCCATAGAACACCGATTTCGGTTGCCATTTTATTCTCACagattactttattttaactCAAAATGcacaatgaaatatataattaattctatactattacattgCATAAAATGTGGTACGTATTACGCGTTGTATTTAGATGTTTTTACACAGCCATTTTATAGTCGGAAAGTCCAGTTAATTATCGGTGACTGAcaccataaaataaaatgcatcaaatttttttaataactgaTAATTTAGATTATGCctatctaaaatataattacaatgtaattttctttttatttaaaatcgcaTTCAATTTCCAGAGATATTAGCGAATTACAATGAAATTGTTCACAGTCTTACAAGCATCTAGGTCCTTTTCCTATTTTGTCCTTTAGGTCCTTTTACtggtaattttcatttttatcgcaTTAAACATTTTACTACGACGTacttcaaaatttattgacgATAACTTTCTTATTGACAATCTGATTTTAGGTCGCTCTGCTATGAATACGTCGAATATACGACTAAGAAACAAGGAAAGCAATTGAGTTAAAGCAAAATACCTCACAGAATTCATATTTAGACagatctatttaaaaaaatagaaataaatttaattctcatAATGTAGTGCTTGACTCGTTTGAACTAATCGGCAAAGGAAGGGAGTTGTTTCGCGAGCGCAGGCTCGAGTTAAATAGATAACTCAGTACcttaattccttttttttttatagtttattttggttttttacaatttgtcctgaaggacatttggtaaagtattatatcttagatattgggaataaaaaaataaaaataaaatatagcatgtggctGCCTACCctcagcggggtgccatcttcgtctttgctaggttatatcttgtatgaggtctattgggtgtttccttcttagtcttcttgcgatatttgttgtgttgttcgtttccgctgccagctggttcgggtgtgatTCTATTCTTTCTCGGTATCCTTTTGCGAGtttggtaatctcctccttgaccgttggtattcccaggtctttccgtatatccacgtttctaacgtaccacggggcgtttaccattgttctaaggattttggcttggattgtttctattttgtttatgtggctcattgctgctgttccccatagtggaattccgtatgttcagattggctttatgattattttgtatattttcagtttgttttctgtgcttagtttggattttcggcttgatagccagtgcatttgtctccttgctatctgtatcttgtctattattgatttgatgtgctgtttccatgtgaagtgtgtatctatgtgaagtccaaggtatttgacttgccttgtttgtgttatttgcgtgccgttcaggaagatgtttggtgttaactgttttctcaatgtgaatgtgatgtggttgcatttgttagggttagctttgatttgtttgtcctgtagccacttttctatttttgtgatgtgctcttgtagtattgtggctgctgttacagggttagtgtgcctgactagcacggctgtgtcgtccgcgaatgtcagtattttgctattggtagttgtaggaatgttggccgtgtatagtgtgtatagtatgggtcctaggacgcttccttgtggaacacctgctttgatgtcttttgcttcggagtgtgcgtccttgatttttactgtgaaggttctgttgcttatgtatgattttattatttggtatattttttccgggaattgtttcttgattgtttgtattaggctttcgtggtttattttgtcgaaagctttctctatgtccatgaatagggctgtacaatattgtttgttttctattgtgtgtattatttcgttgacaagcctgtgcatttgttctatggtggagtgtttatttctgaatccaaattgatggtctggtattagtttttccttctctattattggttttagtcgggcgtatattactttttctagtattttggagagcacggggagtagtgatattggtctgtaggatgttgcttcatgtgggtctttgcctggtttgggtaacattatgatttgtacctgtttccataatgtaggataatattgtattcttagtattgcattgaatattattgtaattagccgtatcgcttttggagggaggtttttcaatattttgccattgattagatcgatttctggtgttttgttgttttttgttttttctattgtgtttcttatttcttgtgctgttgttttgggtatggtgtattgcttgtcgattgcagtgctagtggctatcgcgtcgtcgtccgtatggctattgtagttgctgttattgatgtcgtgtggtgtaaatgtgttgcataggtggatggaaaattcctcggcttgctcttcgttgcttcttgcccatgtgttgtctgcttttctgattgctggggctggttttatcgccttctttatttttttttgtggctttccatagtgagtagttgtagttctcgtgtgcagatagtgactctatgaactttgtgaattcgttgttgttgtgctcttttattttgttttttatttcctttgcgagtttgtttaggtgttttttgttttcttttgttctatgtttttgccaatttggtttcgcttttcttttttcgctaattttttcgaggatgtctggtGGAATTAGTTTTATTTGTCTAATGGTAGATTCGGGTTTAGTGGTTGCTCGTGCTGCTTCTTGTATAGTTTCtctaagtgttgttacagcttgttcgatgtgttcgGGCGTTTTCaatgggatgttgcagttgattttgctctcgattatttctttgaaggtttgccaattggTGGATTTATTGCATAGTGTTTCTGGGTTGTTgcagagtattggcttgtttctgtatgtaattattatgggtgtatggtcggagctaagctcgaggctgggtgctatatttattttatttccatttagtccgtttgtgactgcaaagtcgagtaggtcagggattttgctcaggccTGTCgatcttcctgtggataatatattgagattgtctttcctgatgtgtttttccagggttctacctcgaggtgtagtgattcttgatcacTATGTTGTgagctttgagttgtagtctcctgctgcgataaacttgtcgcctagttgttggaagtattcttcccacatttgtattgtaattttgtgtcgcggtggtgcatatactgctgacagctgtagacggttgctgctagtttgtacggtaacggtagttgcttgtatgtgttctttactaacttggctgtgtaggtggtgtttaatgtcgtttcttattatcactgcggttcctccgtgtgcttttcctgaggggtgcttggtatcgtatatggtatagtgcggtatttttgtgtagctttttgttgtgaaatgcgtctctgatacgagtagtatgtctatattgttgtggtataggaatgctttggtttcaatggccctttgttgtaggccgttagagttccaggcagctatttttagtatgtccgtttttactttttgcttagtaTGTTTGTTAACAGTTGTAACATAGCTGTAATTTGTTGCGTTTGCTGTTTGAGTACTGCGTTTTGTTCgcttattatttttgttatcattCCGGTGTTTTTAATGGATTGCTTTAGTAGTTCTGTGATTTCTGTAGCGTCATTGGTGTTATTTCCTTTGTTACTTGACTGCCTGTAACTTGTAACAGTTACTTTGTTACTGTAGCCTGAAACagtttacgttggagtatttttctggctgggcagcctttgtagctagctgggtggtttccgctGCAGTTTAGTAGCACTttgcttcgtttatttttcccgtgtaTGAGCAGTACGTTGTCAAgtgcttttctgcgcatttgacacacaccgggtttctgttgcagtagttTTTTGTGTGTACATATTGTTGACACCGCATGCATTGTGGTATGTCTTTTTTGTGACTGGGTGGTTCGACTGTTATTATTGTGTTTaggatttgttttatttcgaaaatttccttgTTATTGTTATTCGGTTCGAGTTCAATTAGGAAtggcggtagtggttgtttggtatcaaatcttgTTATGTCAGTTACTACCCTTACCTAGTGTCCGATTATGGCTAGTTCCtcacatatgttgcttgtATTTGTCCTTGGGTGTAATCCTCTGATTACTGCTTTGTAACTTTTATCCGTTTTAAGCTGGTAAGTATGGTATCCAGCGTTTTTTTCCTTTAGCACCTTTACCACTTTtttgtaggtttctggggtgttggtttgcacttttatttgATCTGATTTTAATTGTTTGATGTTGTAATTGTCTTTGCCTGCCGtgttgtttagcagttcgaggagggggtctattatcTGCGCGTCGATGTAAATTGGCGTTGGTTTGGTGTTGTGTGTTGTCGGTTTTTCCGTTGTGTCTGGTTTCTTCTCTTGTGGCAGTGCGCTGAAGGGATTTTGTAGAGGAATTTCCTGGAGCCATTgctttctttctgtttctgcagctcTCCTAGTATTTGTGTTTGTTgttagttttcttcttttgctgggagttacgaccttccagctttcgtcttgttgtgttagatcgttgttggtggtgtttctctcTTCGCTCATTTGAATGAtttccatttcggtttctgtgcattcTTGAACGTCCATGGTTTTGTTTATGGCGTATGTTTAGCCGTTGTtcgatatcctgagcggtggcatcCGTTGCATTACTTTGCTTTCCCCGCTTTTCAGACTTTCGGGGGCACTGTTTTTCACGTCCGATTTCgacg is a window of Bombus pascuorum chromosome 14, iyBomPasc1.1, whole genome shotgun sequence DNA encoding:
- the LOC132914229 gene encoding uncharacterized protein LOC132914229 isoform X3, whose amino-acid sequence is MIDQQELNCYYDFVLKLTIESGKVIRDAIEGCKNIETKAGDWDLVTQFDKKVEEILIYSLAKEFPTHKFIAEETVSSTNYLPELTDDPTWIIDPIDGTTNFVHSFPFTCISIGLAVKKELEIGIVYNPVLEQLFTAKRGRGAYLNGKLIKSSSIEKLEHSLLCLEVSYATIENIRDITLGRVEAFVSVAHGIRTIGSAALSLCYVAMGAAEGYHTDNLMPWDVAAGVLIIRESGGVVIDTNGR
- the LOC132914229 gene encoding uncharacterized protein LOC132914229 isoform X2 → MIDQQELNCYYDFVLKLTIESGKVIRDAIEGCKNIETKAGDWDLVTQFDKKVEEILIYSLAKEFPTHKFIAEETVSSTNYLPELTDDPTWIIDPIDGTTNFVHSFPFTCISIGLAVKKELEIGIVYNPVLEQLFTAKRGRGAYLNGKLIKSSSIEKLEHSLLCLEVSYATIENIRDITLGRVEAFVSVAHGIRTIGSAALSLCYVAMGAAEGYHTDNLMPWDVAAGVLIIRESGGGEFNIMAPRVLAAGNHKLVNELVKLIKEADTKTLGKKFRNEIKNINITTC
- the LOC132914229 gene encoding uncharacterized protein LOC132914229 isoform X1 — translated: MIDQQELNCYYDFVLKLTIESGKVIRDAIEGCKNIETKAGDWDLVTQFDKKVEEILIYSLAKEFPTHKFIAEETVSSTNYLPELTDDPTWIIDPIDGTTNFVHSFPFTCISIGLAVKKELEIGIVYNPVLEQLFTAKRGRGAYLNGKLIKSSSIEKLEHSLLCLEVSYATIENIRDITLGRVEAFVSVAHGIRTIGSAALSLCYVAMGAAEGYHTDNLMPWDVAAGVLIIRESGGVVIDTNGGEFNIMAPRVLAAGNHKLVNELVKLIKEADTKTLGKKFRNEIKNINITTC